The following coding sequences lie in one Gloeocapsa sp. DLM2.Bin57 genomic window:
- a CDS encoding glutathione S-transferase family protein encodes MLYLYQFEICPYCEKVRFILDYKGLEYNKIEVTPGVGQLELLRLSGKTKVPVLKDDDTVIADSTEIALYLERKYPEPRLIPEDGLSKGQTLLIEAWADESIGGNSSKAFVGALNQYGNFRSSILPNNTPDFLKNLVRSVPGEWLDLVGTGVGLGGDSVKESISILKQNLEALSLILANQPYLTGNSPTLADFAAAGMTLTIKFPEGDYLNISEELKGKGIPGLADHNAYEVFFNWRDRLYADYRKGKGVINSSGSTPTTIEIN; translated from the coding sequence ATGCTATATTTATATCAATTCGAAATTTGCCCCTATTGCGAAAAAGTCAGATTTATCCTTGACTATAAAGGGTTAGAGTACAATAAAATCGAAGTAACTCCAGGAGTAGGACAATTAGAACTACTTAGGTTGTCAGGAAAAACCAAAGTACCAGTACTCAAAGACGATGATACAGTCATCGCTGATTCCACAGAAATTGCTCTTTATCTAGAGAGAAAATACCCCGAGCCTCGTTTAATACCCGAAGATGGTTTATCTAAAGGACAAACCCTATTAATCGAAGCTTGGGCTGATGAATCCATAGGTGGTAATAGTAGTAAAGCTTTTGTCGGTGCATTAAATCAATACGGTAATTTCCGTAGCTCGATTTTACCCAACAATACCCCCGACTTTCTGAAAAATTTAGTACGCTCTGTACCAGGAGAATGGCTAGATTTAGTTGGTACTGGTGTAGGTTTAGGGGGAGATTCGGTCAAAGAGTCTATCTCCATCTTGAAACAAAATCTAGAAGCTTTAAGCTTAATATTAGCCAATCAACCCTATCTCACAGGTAATAGCCCTACCTTAGCAGATTTTGCCGCAGCAGGAATGACTCTAACCATCAAATTCCCTGAAGGAGATTATCTCAATATATCCGAAGAATTAAAAGGAAAGGGAATACCAGGTTTAGCCGATCATAATGCTTATGAAGTCTTTTTTAACTGGCGCGATCGCCTTTATGCAGACTATAGAAAAGGTAAAGGAGTAATTAACTCATCTGGATCAACTCCCACAACCATAGAAATTAATTAA
- a CDS encoding aspartate 1-decarboxylase: MGKIRLMHAKLHRVKVTEANVNYIGSITIDVELLDKVGILPLQEVEIVNLNNGKRFSTYVFPGEAGKKEICPNGGAALLCQPGDILLIYAYEEKERAEVLQKGHQARVLVANQNNDCEEFFWQNLVPQENTVKFEQFSSKK; encoded by the coding sequence ATGGGCAAAATTCGCTTAATGCACGCTAAACTTCATCGCGTCAAAGTCACTGAAGCTAATGTAAATTATATAGGTAGTATTACTATAGACGTAGAATTATTAGACAAAGTAGGGATTTTACCCTTACAGGAAGTAGAAATCGTTAATCTCAACAATGGCAAACGCTTTAGTACCTACGTTTTTCCTGGAGAAGCCGGTAAAAAAGAAATATGTCCTAATGGTGGAGCTGCTTTATTATGTCAACCGGGAGATATTCTGCTAATTTATGCTTATGAAGAAAAAGAAAGAGCAGAAGTATTGCAAAAAGGACACCAAGCCAGAGTTTTAGTCGCTAATCAAAATAACGATTGTGAAGAGTTTTTCTGGCAAAATTTAGTACCGCAAGAGAATACAGTAAAATTTGAACAGTTTAGCTCAAAAAAATAA